The genome window GTGCGATGCCCAGGGCAAAGTCCCCCTTGCCTGTCTCGAGCGTAATTGCAGTTGTTATTGTCCTTGTGTGCCATTTAATGTTCCCGCCGAGCATCATCGCCGAACCGACTTCGCCGATGATCCTGCCGTATGCTGTCAGTGAAGCCACAAGCACCTGGAAGCGCCCCTCCCACAAAATCGTCATGGCAAGCTTTCTTCCCGATGCTCCGAGTGTGAGCAGCGTCAGCCTGAGATGCCTGTCAAGGCCCTCTATTGCGGTGGCTGTGTAAGCTATGATGATAGGCAGTCCAAGAATGAGCTGTCCTATGGCCATGCCTCTTATAGTAAAGAGAAGTTCGTAATCTCCGAATGGCCCCCTGCGGGAAATGAAAGCATAGACAAGAAGACCGACAACTACTGTCGGAAGTGACAGCAGTGTATCTACCACAGTATGCAGGAAATGTTTGCCAGGGAAGTCAAAGTATCCAAGCGCGAAGCCCAGTGGCAATCCAAGGCCCAGGATCCCCAGCATCGACAGACCGGTCAGCTGGAGCGTAGTCACAACAATGTCCGCTGTCTCTTCATCCATCGAAAATATCAGATCTATGGCCTGGAAAAACCCCTCAACGATAAAATCCACAGAACAGCCCTGCCTTTGAGATTATTTTTCTAAAAAAGGGGCTTCAAAATACGAAGCCCCTTTTTATGGATATCTCTGATTTGCTTTAGTGTCCGGCGCGTTTTGCTGCGTTCGGGAAGAAAAGCTGCTTTCCCTCAACCTTGAAATTCGCTATATCCTGCTGGACCTTTGATGATGTGATCCAGTCTATATATTTCAGTGCAAGG of Synergistaceae bacterium contains these proteins:
- a CDS encoding ABC transporter permease, which encodes MDFIVEGFFQAIDLIFSMDEETADIVVTTLQLTGLSMLGILGLGLPLGFALGYFDFPGKHFLHTVVDTLLSLPTVVVGLLVYAFISRRGPFGDYELLFTIRGMAIGQLILGLPIIIAYTATAIEGLDRHLRLTLLTLGASGRKLAMTILWEGRFQVLVASLTAYGRIIGEVGSAMMLGGNIKWHTRTITTAITLETGKGDFALGIALGVILLAISFAINISLSFMRRRAEN